The Spirosoma foliorum genome has a window encoding:
- a CDS encoding LysR family transcriptional regulator yields MLSSRHLIFMEVARLLSFTKASQTLFLSQSAISKQIKSLEYFYKTGLFERHGTTISLTQAGQALYTKLLEAGQLQNELYQELQQLNEDFFPPTKLAIGASTTISLYVLPPVLSAYLHRYDTIQVSVLNRNSNNIQNALLAHDIDVGIVEGLTQLNTLVYTPFMTDDVLAVCSARSPLRDRVLTVADLPTIPLAVREIGSGTLAVVEDELSKKGIGISSLRILIRLGGTEALKNFVLADTCLAFLPKRAILKELTAGELVEVPIRGLTLQRTFYFIQRKGTENNRLVSTFIQFTKRHYSITE; encoded by the coding sequence CAAAGCCAGCCAAACGTTATTTCTGAGCCAGTCAGCGATTAGTAAGCAGATTAAATCGCTGGAATATTTTTACAAAACGGGCTTGTTTGAGCGGCATGGTACAACGATCAGTTTAACCCAGGCCGGGCAGGCCCTATACACCAAGTTGCTCGAAGCGGGACAGTTACAAAACGAACTGTATCAGGAATTACAGCAACTTAACGAAGACTTTTTTCCGCCAACCAAATTGGCCATTGGTGCCAGTACAACTATTAGTTTGTACGTTCTACCACCTGTTCTTTCTGCCTATCTGCATCGCTACGATACCATTCAGGTGAGCGTATTGAACCGTAACTCGAACAATATTCAAAATGCCTTGCTGGCCCACGACATTGACGTCGGAATTGTTGAAGGGCTAACGCAACTAAATACGCTGGTATATACCCCCTTCATGACGGATGATGTCCTGGCGGTCTGCTCGGCGAGGAGTCCCTTACGCGATCGGGTGCTAACCGTAGCCGATTTGCCCACGATTCCCTTGGCGGTTCGGGAAATCGGTTCAGGAACACTGGCAGTAGTTGAAGATGAACTCAGCAAGAAAGGGATAGGTATTTCCTCGTTACGGATTCTGATTCGGCTGGGAGGTACCGAAGCGCTGAAAAACTTTGTACTGGCCGATACTTGTCTAGCCTTTCTGCCGAAGCGGGCTATTTTGAAAGAGCTGACTGCAGGTGAGTTAGTAGAAGTGCCTATTCGCGGTTTGACCCTTCAACGCACCTTCTATTTTATCCAGCGAAAGGGAACCGAAAACAATCGACTCGTCTCTACATTTATTCAGTTTACGAAACGGCATTATTCCATTACGGAATAA
- a CDS encoding threonine synthase → MPKRYLLHALVTGTFRENTTMNIAITSSRLGDLHCSQCGSIHDALVRQTISTCCHAPLLCQYVIGPGSVQKSDLLLRPKSLWRYEELLPVILPENQVSLGEGFTPILALNRLASRYDLRHLSLKDEGLNPTGSFKARGLSLAVSKAKENGEKACIIPTAGNAGVAMAAYCARAGLEAVVVMPRHTPDAFKEECIGYNATLVEVDGLINNCAAKVQEINQNGAYFDVSTLKEPYRLEGKKTMGFEIAEQLNWQLPDVIMYPTGGGTGLIGIWKAFHELKMLGWLSKNQKLPRMVAVQAENCSPVVDTYWGKQANSRQYVGKPTLANGLAVPRPIGEPLMLNVLRESGGTAIAVSEDDMLEGVSELCRHEGIFVAPEGGAIWAATKKLLHQGWLQPEEHILLLNTGSGQKYLDNIKGKWVR, encoded by the coding sequence ATGCCAAAACGGTATTTGCTTCATGCGTTGGTAACCGGGACATTTCGGGAAAATACAACCATGAACATTGCCATCACTTCATCACGCTTAGGAGATCTTCACTGTTCGCAATGCGGCTCCATTCACGACGCCCTAGTTCGGCAAACAATATCCACCTGTTGTCATGCACCCCTGTTATGCCAATACGTTATTGGGCCTGGTAGTGTCCAGAAATCCGATTTGTTACTACGACCTAAATCGCTGTGGCGATATGAAGAGCTTCTGCCCGTTATTCTGCCTGAAAATCAGGTTAGCTTAGGCGAAGGATTCACGCCTATTCTGGCACTCAATCGTCTGGCTAGTCGATACGATCTACGTCATCTTTCCCTGAAAGACGAGGGACTAAATCCGACAGGTTCATTCAAAGCCAGAGGGTTAAGTCTGGCGGTGTCGAAAGCCAAAGAAAACGGAGAAAAGGCGTGTATTATTCCCACGGCTGGTAACGCGGGCGTCGCAATGGCGGCTTACTGCGCCCGAGCAGGTTTGGAGGCCGTTGTTGTAATGCCGCGTCATACGCCCGATGCGTTTAAGGAAGAATGCATTGGCTACAATGCCACCCTTGTCGAAGTAGACGGGTTGATCAATAACTGTGCAGCCAAAGTGCAGGAGATCAATCAGAACGGTGCTTATTTCGATGTGTCTACGCTGAAAGAGCCTTATCGCTTAGAGGGCAAAAAGACGATGGGTTTTGAGATTGCCGAGCAATTGAACTGGCAACTGCCCGATGTGATCATGTACCCAACCGGTGGCGGAACCGGTCTGATTGGTATCTGGAAGGCTTTCCACGAACTAAAAATGCTTGGATGGCTTTCTAAAAACCAAAAATTACCGCGTATGGTAGCTGTACAGGCCGAGAACTGTTCGCCCGTTGTCGATACCTATTGGGGGAAACAGGCCAACAGCAGGCAGTATGTTGGCAAACCTACACTGGCCAATGGCTTGGCCGTTCCACGCCCTATTGGCGAACCGCTTATGTTGAATGTGTTGCGTGAATCAGGCGGCACAGCTATTGCCGTTTCGGAAGATGACATGCTGGAAGGCGTCAGTGAACTCTGCCGCCACGAAGGTATTTTTGTCGCGCCAGAAGGCGGAGCCATCTGGGCCGCCACCAAGAAACTACTGCATCAGGGCTGGCTTCAACCAGAGGAACATATTCTGTTGCTGAATACAGGTTCAGGCCAAAAGTATCTGGATAATATAAAAGGAAAGTGGGTTCGTTGA
- a CDS encoding DUF2442 domain-containing protein, which translates to MEGYGGTTPVIKKVTFPKRGKFEVSLEDGRSIMLPVSRFPSLQKVPLARRNKYTIGNGNTIIWHDCSEVYHIQDFFGFPDDYRYKG; encoded by the coding sequence ATGGAAGGCTACGGCGGTACTACACCCGTTATAAAAAAAGTAACGTTCCCTAAACGGGGCAAATTTGAAGTTTCGCTTGAGGATGGGCGGTCTATCATGTTACCCGTATCACGCTTTCCTTCTCTACAAAAGGTGCCATTAGCACGACGTAACAAGTATACAATTGGGAATGGGAATACAATCATCTGGCATGATTGCTCCGAAGTGTATCATATACAGGATTTCTTCGGTTTCCCTGACGATTATCGTTATAAAGGTTAA
- a CDS encoding DUF4160 domain-containing protein — MPKIAVYQFLTFFAYMFDAVGGEPPHLHVSKTKSRNTRFAKIWLDSLTFAEIGDFTEKELALVNKLATENQSALLDLFHRVRAGEKIKAITLKIK; from the coding sequence ATGCCTAAAATCGCTGTTTATCAGTTTTTAACGTTCTTCGCTTACATGTTCGACGCTGTAGGAGGTGAACCTCCACACCTGCACGTATCAAAAACTAAAAGCCGAAATACACGGTTTGCTAAAATATGGTTAGATTCGCTAACGTTCGCGGAAATTGGCGATTTTACAGAAAAGGAGTTAGCCTTAGTCAACAAGCTCGCTACTGAAAATCAGTCGGCTCTATTAGACTTATTTCACCGTGTTAGGGCTGGCGAAAAAATAAAGGCAATAACATTAAAGATAAAATAA
- a CDS encoding RNA polymerase sigma factor, which produces MASLQSSWSNSTDQQLWRSLREGDESAFTAIFERYHRTLYNYGSKLVTDSTLVEDAVQEVFIDVWRMRATLSEEIGSIKFYLYRSLRRRIHRMQGKYQTGETIDGLVDDDTTPTSGPEETTQIEQESRDLLSRRIQELLTHLPKRQVEALTLYYYDEFSISEIAQLMDVNEKSVRNFIHRAITSLRQNRNWLIGSLLIFWLLCSL; this is translated from the coding sequence GTGGCCAGTCTACAATCTTCCTGGAGCAATTCCACCGACCAGCAACTTTGGCGAAGCCTTCGCGAAGGGGATGAGTCGGCATTTACGGCCATTTTCGAACGGTACCACCGAACGTTGTATAACTACGGTAGCAAACTTGTTACTGATTCGACCTTGGTTGAAGATGCTGTTCAGGAAGTCTTTATCGATGTTTGGCGAATGAGGGCCACATTGTCCGAAGAAATTGGCTCCATTAAATTTTACCTATATCGTTCCCTTCGTCGCCGGATTCACCGAATGCAGGGCAAATACCAGACTGGCGAAACAATAGACGGGCTAGTTGATGATGACACAACGCCAACGTCAGGCCCAGAGGAGACGACGCAGATTGAGCAGGAGTCCCGAGACTTGTTGAGCCGGCGCATTCAGGAGTTGCTCACTCACTTGCCTAAACGCCAGGTTGAAGCCCTTACCTTATATTACTACGACGAATTCAGCATAAGTGAGATCGCCCAACTGATGGATGTCAACGAGAAATCAGTTCGTAATTTCATTCACAGGGCCATCACATCGCTTCGTCAGAATCGCAACTGGCTTATCGGCTCATTGCTGATTTTCTGGCTGTTATGTAGTCTGTAG